A genomic segment from Bubalus bubalis isolate 160015118507 breed Murrah chromosome 5, NDDB_SH_1, whole genome shotgun sequence encodes:
- the LOC102404326 gene encoding 6-pyruvoyl tetrahydrobiopterin synthase-like — protein sequence MNRAGSGPRRRARVSRLVSFSASHRLHSKSLSNEENLKLFGECNNPNGHGHNYKVAVTVPGEVDPVTGMVMNLTDLKEYMEEAIMKPLDHKNLDLDVPYFADIVSTTENVAVYIWENLQKFLPVGVLYKVKVYETDNNIVVYKGE from the coding sequence ATGAACAGGGCAGGGTCGGGCCCTCGCCGGCGGGCGCGAGTGTCCCGCCTCGTCTCCTTCAGCGCAAGCCACCGCCTCCACAGCAAATCTCTTAGTAATGAAGAGAACTTGAAATTATTTGGGGAGTGCAACAACCCAAATGGCCATGGGCACAATTACAAAGTAGCGGTGACAGTACCTGGAGAGGTTGATCCTGTTACAGGGATGGTCATGAATTTGACTGACCTCAAAGAGTATATGGAGGAGGCGATTATGAAGCCCCTTGATCATAAGAATCTGGATCTAGATGTGCCGTATTTTGCAGACATTGTAAGCACAACAGAAAATGTAGCCGTTTATATCTGGGAAAACCTCCAGAAATTTCTTCCTGTGGGAGTTCTTTATAAAGTAAAAGTATATGAAACCGACAATAATATTGTAGTCTATAAAGGAGAATAA